The following proteins are co-located in the Solanum pennellii chromosome 1, SPENNV200 genome:
- the LOC107008597 gene encoding uncharacterized protein LOC107008597 isoform X1, with protein MSLSSFPGLILAALLFNFIVDMHATFLLCQGFLLCDFLQNLKSNRKYGIKILQSQAFLLLRLRKASLGLWSRTHHRVTHRAFCCILPVMIDLMIRWFNMTTSLEESSKKTSRPQLVVLNKAFKLAEQWVNSMGDSSNDANPTVVVLESRPPRLGIGAAVPRQSQTVLSNDPAERRLRAKLDAEKRRKLKSSEASTVSDKDGKVDEESDEDESESKSKAFTKKRPAPLPSTLQVKKKK; from the exons ATGAGCCTTTCCTCCTTCCCTGGTTTGATTCTGGCTGCGCTgctatttaattttattgtagACATGCATGCTACTTTTTTGCTATGTCAAGGATttttattatgtgattttttgCAGAATCTGAAGTCCAATAGAAAATATGGGATTAAGATATTGCAGAGTCAGGCTTTTCTTCTTCTAA GGCTGAGAAAAGCGTCACTTGGGTTGTGGTCTAGAACCCATCACAGAGTAACTCATAGGGCATTCTGTTGTATCTTACCTG TTATGATTGATTTGATGATTAGGTGGTTTAATATGACAACAAGTTTGGAAGAGTCATCAAAGAAAACTTCACGTCCTCAATTGGTTGTATTGAACAAGGCATTCAAATTG GCTGAGCAATGGGTCAACAGTATGGGTGACTCTTCTAATGATGCTAACCCAACTGTGGTTGTTCTAGAGAGTCGACCACCCAG ACTTGGAATTGGTGCTGCAGTTCCACGTCAATCACAAACAGTACTCTCAAATGACCCCGCTGAAAGAAGGCTACGTGCTAAATTGGATGctgagaaaagaagaaaattgaagagCTCTGAAGCATCAACAGTATCCGACAAAGACGggaaagttgatgaagaaagtgatgAAGATGAATCAGAGAGCAAATCAAAAGCTTTTACCAAGAAGAGGCCTGCACCTTTGCCCTCGACTCtgcaagtaaaaaaaaagaagtga
- the LOC107008597 gene encoding uncharacterized protein LOC107008597 isoform X2: protein MIDLMIRWFNMTTSLEESSKKTSRPQLVVLNKAFKLAEQWVNSMGDSSNDANPTVVVLESRPPRLGIGAAVPRQSQTVLSNDPAERRLRAKLDAEKRRKLKSSEASTVSDKDGKVDEESDEDESESKSKAFTKKRPAPLPSTLQVKKKK, encoded by the exons ATGATTGATTTGATGATTAGGTGGTTTAATATGACAACAAGTTTGGAAGAGTCATCAAAGAAAACTTCACGTCCTCAATTGGTTGTATTGAACAAGGCATTCAAATTG GCTGAGCAATGGGTCAACAGTATGGGTGACTCTTCTAATGATGCTAACCCAACTGTGGTTGTTCTAGAGAGTCGACCACCCAG ACTTGGAATTGGTGCTGCAGTTCCACGTCAATCACAAACAGTACTCTCAAATGACCCCGCTGAAAGAAGGCTACGTGCTAAATTGGATGctgagaaaagaagaaaattgaagagCTCTGAAGCATCAACAGTATCCGACAAAGACGggaaagttgatgaagaaagtgatgAAGATGAATCAGAGAGCAAATCAAAAGCTTTTACCAAGAAGAGGCCTGCACCTTTGCCCTCGACTCtgcaagtaaaaaaaaagaagtga
- the LOC107008597 gene encoding uncharacterized protein LOC107008597 isoform X3, which produces MTTSLEESSKKTSRPQLVVLNKAFKLAEQWVNSMGDSSNDANPTVVVLESRPPRLGIGAAVPRQSQTVLSNDPAERRLRAKLDAEKRRKLKSSEASTVSDKDGKVDEESDEDESESKSKAFTKKRPAPLPSTLQVKKKK; this is translated from the exons ATGACAACAAGTTTGGAAGAGTCATCAAAGAAAACTTCACGTCCTCAATTGGTTGTATTGAACAAGGCATTCAAATTG GCTGAGCAATGGGTCAACAGTATGGGTGACTCTTCTAATGATGCTAACCCAACTGTGGTTGTTCTAGAGAGTCGACCACCCAG ACTTGGAATTGGTGCTGCAGTTCCACGTCAATCACAAACAGTACTCTCAAATGACCCCGCTGAAAGAAGGCTACGTGCTAAATTGGATGctgagaaaagaagaaaattgaagagCTCTGAAGCATCAACAGTATCCGACAAAGACGggaaagttgatgaagaaagtgatgAAGATGAATCAGAGAGCAAATCAAAAGCTTTTACCAAGAAGAGGCCTGCACCTTTGCCCTCGACTCtgcaagtaaaaaaaaagaagtga